From the Amycolatopsis thermoflava N1165 genome, one window contains:
- a CDS encoding DedA family protein gives MALVTDILEWLQALPQPALVGATGALVFAECTIGLGFIAPGESGLLVAATTANTAPRFLILWAVVAVCAILGDSLGYAIGRKFGPRLRETKLIQKYGTDAWDKATDVLHRRGAWAVFFARFLPVIRTLTPAAAGTSGLEFRKFLPAAAAGAISWSLLHISLGAAMGEAAKRIEGVLNTGGLIVVGVLVAVGLFFLLRWKKKKAMGKLDERTAEPSKAE, from the coding sequence GTGGCGCTGGTAACCGACATCCTGGAATGGCTGCAGGCACTGCCGCAGCCGGCGTTGGTCGGCGCGACCGGCGCACTCGTGTTCGCCGAGTGCACCATCGGGCTCGGCTTCATCGCCCCCGGCGAGTCGGGACTGCTGGTCGCCGCGACCACCGCCAACACCGCGCCGCGGTTCCTGATCCTGTGGGCGGTGGTGGCGGTGTGCGCCATCCTCGGCGACTCGCTCGGCTACGCGATCGGGCGGAAGTTCGGGCCACGGCTGCGCGAGACCAAGCTGATCCAGAAGTACGGCACGGACGCCTGGGACAAGGCGACCGACGTGCTGCACCGCAGGGGCGCGTGGGCAGTGTTCTTCGCCCGGTTCCTGCCGGTGATCCGGACGCTGACGCCGGCCGCGGCGGGGACGTCGGGACTGGAGTTCCGGAAGTTCCTGCCCGCGGCGGCCGCGGGCGCGATCAGCTGGTCGCTGCTGCACATCAGCCTGGGCGCCGCGATGGGCGAGGCGGCCAAGCGCATCGAGGGCGTGCTGAACACCGGCGGCCTGATCGTGGTCGGCGTGCTGGTCGCCGTCGGGCTCTTCTTCCTGCTGCGGTGGAAGAAGAAGAAGGCGATGGGCAAGCTCGACGAGCGCACCGCGGAGCCCAGCAAGGCCGAGTGA
- the lipA gene encoding lipoyl synthase: protein MTVVPEGRKLLRLEVRNSETPIEKKPSWIKTRAKMGPEFTELKGLVRREGLHTVCEEAGCPNIYECWEDREATFLIGGDQCTRRCDFCQIDTGKPAALDREEPRRVAESVQAMGLRYSTVTGVARDDLDDGGAWLYAETVRQIHALNPGTGVELLIPDFNADPEQLAEVFGSAPEVLAHNVETVPRIFKRIRPGFRYARSLEVITRAREAGLVTKSNLILGMGETPEEVEPAMRDLVDAGCEILTITQYLRPSVRHHPVDRWVKPEEFVEHAKVAEALGFAGVMAGPLVRSSYRAGRLYAQTKRHRGEELPANLAHLAEAGPAAQEASSLLTR, encoded by the coding sequence GTGACTGTTGTGCCTGAAGGTCGGAAGCTGCTGCGGCTCGAGGTCCGCAACAGTGAAACGCCGATCGAGAAGAAGCCGTCCTGGATCAAGACCCGCGCGAAGATGGGGCCGGAGTTCACCGAGCTCAAGGGCCTGGTGCGGCGGGAGGGCCTGCACACGGTCTGTGAGGAGGCGGGCTGTCCCAACATCTACGAGTGCTGGGAGGACCGCGAGGCGACCTTCCTCATCGGTGGTGACCAGTGCACCCGCCGCTGCGACTTCTGCCAGATCGACACCGGCAAGCCGGCGGCGCTGGACCGGGAGGAGCCGCGCCGGGTCGCGGAGAGCGTGCAGGCAATGGGCCTGCGCTACTCGACGGTCACCGGGGTCGCCCGCGACGACCTCGACGACGGCGGGGCGTGGCTGTACGCCGAGACCGTCCGCCAGATCCACGCGCTCAACCCGGGCACCGGGGTGGAGCTGCTGATCCCGGACTTCAACGCCGACCCCGAGCAGCTGGCCGAGGTGTTCGGCTCCGCGCCGGAGGTGCTGGCGCACAACGTGGAGACCGTGCCGCGGATCTTCAAGCGCATCCGCCCCGGCTTCCGCTACGCCCGGTCGCTGGAGGTCATCACCCGCGCCCGCGAGGCCGGGCTGGTCACCAAGTCGAACCTGATCCTGGGTATGGGGGAAACCCCCGAGGAGGTCGAGCCCGCGATGCGCGACCTGGTCGACGCCGGCTGCGAAATCCTGACCATCACCCAGTACCTGCGCCCGTCGGTGCGGCACCACCCGGTGGACCGCTGGGTCAAGCCGGAGGAGTTCGTCGAGCACGCCAAGGTCGCCGAGGCCCTCGGGTTCGCCGGGGTGATGGCCGGGCCGCTGGTCCGCTCCTCCTACCGCGCCGGCCGCCTCTACGCCCAGACCAAGCGCCACCGCGGCGAGGAACTGCCCGCCAACCTGGCGCACCTGGCCGAAGCCGGACCCGCCGCCCAGGAAGCCAGCAGCCTCCTGACGCGCTGA
- a CDS encoding oxidoreductase, which translates to MKTWTEADIPDQTGRTVLVTGANSGLGLQTSLVLAAKGARVLIACRNPERGEQALRTVSAGAAVAPELISLDLADLSSVRAAAARAEEITGGKLDVLINNAGLMAAPKGRTKDGFELQFGTNHLGHAALTWLLMPALRRGTNARVVTLSSLAATGGRVDFDDPGFEHRRYNPAAAYSQSKIANQIFALELDRRLRAAGDDVISVAAHPGYTATNLNSNMANAQGHPVVRKLVGGVTFLGDLLIAQGVRTGALPSLIAATAPDVNGGDYIGPRLLRGIRGNPTVVPPLRAALDRENGRKLWDLTAKLTGVTPDPA; encoded by the coding sequence ATGAAAACCTGGACCGAGGCCGACATCCCCGACCAGACGGGCCGCACGGTGCTCGTCACCGGCGCGAACTCCGGCCTCGGTCTGCAAACCTCCCTCGTGCTGGCCGCCAAGGGCGCGCGCGTGCTGATCGCCTGCCGCAATCCGGAGCGCGGCGAGCAGGCGCTGCGCACCGTCTCGGCGGGCGCGGCGGTCGCTCCCGAACTGATCTCCCTGGACCTCGCCGACCTGTCGTCGGTGCGCGCGGCGGCGGCCCGCGCCGAGGAGATCACCGGCGGGAAACTCGATGTCCTGATCAACAACGCCGGCCTGATGGCCGCCCCGAAGGGGCGCACCAAGGACGGCTTCGAGCTGCAGTTCGGCACCAACCACCTGGGCCACGCGGCACTGACCTGGCTGCTCATGCCCGCACTGCGGCGCGGCACCAACGCCCGCGTGGTGACGTTGTCCAGCCTCGCCGCCACCGGCGGCCGCGTCGACTTCGACGACCCCGGCTTCGAGCACCGGCGCTACAACCCGGCCGCAGCGTACAGCCAGTCCAAGATCGCCAACCAGATCTTCGCGCTGGAACTGGACCGCCGCCTGCGGGCCGCCGGTGACGACGTGATCAGCGTGGCCGCCCACCCCGGCTACACGGCCACCAACCTGAACTCCAACATGGCCAACGCGCAGGGCCACCCGGTCGTGCGCAAGCTCGTCGGCGGCGTGACCTTCCTGGGCGATCTGCTCATCGCGCAGGGTGTCCGCACCGGCGCACTGCCGTCCCTGATCGCGGCCACCGCGCCGGACGTCAACGGCGGCGACTACATCGGCCCGCGCCTGTTGCGCGGCATCCGCGGCAACCCCACCGTGGTGCCGCCGCTGCGGGCCGCGCTGGACCGCGAGAACGGCCGCAAGCTGTGGGACCTGACGGCCAAGCTGACCGGCGTGACCCCCGACCCAGCGTAG